One region of Cobetia sp. cqz5-12 genomic DNA includes:
- the truD gene encoding tRNA pseudouridine(13) synthase TruD produces the protein MSEVNDMSESPEADALFAEALAALDAAGSEAWVKEAELMQRWPHAHGGPLGAGDFRHTPEDFRVTELMDFVPEGHGEHQWLWVEKRGLTTDDLCRELASLCEVVPRDIGVAGLKDKQAITQQWVSVWLPGREAPQDLGEALAEKGVRVLASVRHPRKLKRGVHRGNRFALRVSGEAVAHPEFEARWQTLMREGVPNYFGPQRFGHQGHNLGRARAVLVRGWRKRDDRSGMLLSTARSFLFNEVLAARLTANCWATALSGEVFALNGTGSRFVTDGSESAETLAQRLASGDIHPTGPLWGTGRAEAHAQVAQLEQVLATRWPQLCEGLEKAGVKAERRPLRLMPGKPRLEWDITPEQARTEGSEASAWLHFDLPRGSFATGLLRELIAHPLL, from the coding sequence ATGTCTGAAGTGAATGACATGTCTGAGTCGCCCGAGGCGGACGCGCTGTTTGCCGAGGCGCTGGCGGCGCTGGACGCTGCAGGCAGCGAGGCGTGGGTCAAGGAAGCCGAATTGATGCAGCGCTGGCCGCATGCGCATGGTGGCCCGCTGGGAGCAGGCGACTTCCGCCACACGCCGGAGGATTTCCGGGTCACCGAGTTGATGGATTTCGTGCCCGAAGGCCACGGCGAGCATCAGTGGCTGTGGGTCGAGAAGCGCGGCCTGACCACCGATGATCTGTGCCGTGAACTGGCCAGCCTGTGTGAGGTCGTGCCGCGCGATATCGGCGTGGCCGGTCTCAAGGACAAGCAGGCGATCACCCAGCAGTGGGTCTCCGTGTGGTTGCCGGGGCGTGAAGCGCCGCAGGACCTCGGCGAGGCGCTGGCCGAGAAGGGCGTCCGCGTGCTGGCCAGCGTGCGTCATCCGCGCAAGCTCAAGCGTGGCGTGCATCGCGGCAACCGCTTCGCGCTGCGTGTCAGCGGTGAGGCCGTCGCGCATCCCGAGTTCGAGGCGCGCTGGCAGACGCTGATGCGTGAGGGTGTGCCCAACTATTTCGGTCCGCAGCGCTTCGGTCATCAGGGACATAATCTCGGCCGGGCACGTGCCGTGCTTGTGCGTGGCTGGCGCAAGCGTGATGACCGCAGCGGCATGCTGCTGTCGACCGCGCGCAGCTTCCTGTTCAACGAGGTGCTGGCTGCGCGCCTCACGGCGAATTGCTGGGCGACGGCGTTGAGCGGAGAGGTATTCGCGCTCAACGGGACGGGTTCACGCTTCGTCACCGACGGCAGCGAGTCGGCCGAGACGCTGGCGCAGCGCCTGGCGAGTGGCGATATTCATCCCACTGGCCCGCTGTGGGGCACCGGGCGTGCCGAGGCTCATGCTCAGGTCGCCCAGCTCGAGCAGGTCCTGGCCACGCGTTGGCCGCAGCTGTGCGAGGGGCTCGAGAAGGCCGGCGTCAAGGCGGAGCGTCGTCCGCTGCGCCTGATGCCCGGCAAGCCGCGTCTGGAGTGGGATATCACGCCAGAGCAAGCAAGAACCGAAGGCAGCGAGGCCAGTGCCTGGCTGCACTTCGATCTGCCGCGTGGAAGCTTCGCGACGGGCCTGTTGCGTGAGCTGATCGCCCACCCGCTGCTGTAG
- a CDS encoding CoA pyrophosphatase, with protein MLEALRQRLQAHQPLATDHKLPRAAVLIALIDRPEPTLLLTRRASHLSQHPGQVAFPGGKAEPDDISLLATALREAEEEVALAPGEVEVFGQLSEVISLHGMAVTPFVGRIAADLPLKADPGEIARIFEMPLSMLLRDERAHTDVITVGDETWYVPSYRVADQVLWGLSSMMLVELMAIGFGHAVSLKAAPPPGAPLRHLPPRPVPPRP; from the coding sequence ATGCTAGAAGCCCTGCGCCAACGCCTGCAAGCACATCAACCCCTGGCGACTGACCACAAGCTGCCACGCGCCGCCGTGCTGATCGCGCTGATCGATCGTCCCGAACCGACGCTGCTGCTGACGCGTCGTGCCAGCCATCTCAGTCAGCACCCCGGCCAGGTAGCCTTCCCCGGCGGCAAGGCCGAGCCTGATGATATCAGCCTGCTGGCCACCGCGCTGCGCGAAGCCGAAGAGGAAGTGGCCCTCGCCCCTGGCGAGGTCGAGGTCTTCGGTCAATTGAGCGAGGTGATCTCTTTGCATGGCATGGCGGTGACCCCCTTCGTGGGACGTATCGCCGCGGACCTGCCACTCAAGGCCGACCCGGGTGAGATTGCGCGTATCTTCGAGATGCCCTTGAGCATGTTGCTGAGAGATGAGCGCGCGCATACCGATGTCATCACCGTCGGCGACGAGACCTGGTACGTGCCCAGCTATCGCGTGGCTGACCAGGTGCTGTGGGGGCTGTCCTCGATGATGCTGGTCGAACTGATGGCCATCGGCTTCGGCCATGCCGTGAGCCTCAAGGCAGCGCCACCGCCTGGTGCTCCGCTGCGCCATCTGCCGCCGCGCCCCGTGCCACCTCGACCCTGA
- a CDS encoding DUF368 domain-containing protein — protein sequence MKRALSVFFKGAGMGAADAVPGVSGGTIAFVTGIYEELIESIKRFGPSAIGVWREHGVKALWQHLNLAFLLPLVAGIFASLISVAHLVTWLMEAQPLLLNAFFFGLVVCSGVVVARRITTFRMGYLVWLALGLVLASKLPSLLPAATDASWVLVVGGAIAISAMLLPGVSGSFLLLTMGLYGTVMTGIKSFDLQLIVLFGSGCAIGLFTFSRLLSWLFRHHHTATLMLLTGFILGSLPVLWPWRTITDYRLGPKGEQVPLDYHFMMPDTYTSVTGEPAQLWAALALMLAGVLLVWFAGERSGPDDDSSNSRKEQEHA from the coding sequence GTGAAACGAGCTTTGAGCGTGTTCTTCAAGGGCGCTGGCATGGGGGCGGCGGATGCCGTGCCCGGGGTATCAGGCGGCACGATTGCCTTCGTGACCGGCATCTATGAGGAATTGATCGAGTCCATCAAGCGCTTTGGCCCCTCCGCCATCGGCGTATGGCGTGAGCATGGCGTCAAGGCGCTGTGGCAGCATTTGAATCTGGCCTTTCTGCTGCCGCTGGTCGCTGGCATCTTCGCCAGCCTGATCAGCGTGGCACATCTGGTGACCTGGTTGATGGAGGCGCAGCCGCTGCTGCTCAATGCCTTCTTCTTCGGGCTGGTAGTGTGCTCCGGGGTGGTGGTAGCGCGGCGTATCACCACCTTCCGGATGGGCTATCTGGTGTGGTTGGCGCTGGGGCTGGTGCTGGCCAGCAAGTTGCCCAGCCTGTTGCCTGCCGCCACCGATGCCTCCTGGGTGCTGGTGGTCGGCGGTGCCATCGCCATCAGCGCCATGCTGCTGCCGGGTGTCTCCGGCAGCTTCCTGTTGCTGACCATGGGCCTCTACGGCACGGTGATGACTGGCATCAAGAGTTTCGATCTGCAGCTGATCGTGCTGTTCGGCAGCGGCTGTGCCATCGGGCTATTCACCTTCTCGCGTTTGTTGTCGTGGTTGTTCCGTCATCATCACACCGCGACACTGATGCTGCTGACGGGCTTCATTCTCGGCTCGCTGCCGGTATTGTGGCCGTGGCGCACCATCACCGATTATCGTCTGGGACCCAAGGGTGAACAGGTTCCGCTGGATTACCACTTCATGATGCCGGATACCTACACCAGTGTGACCGGTGAGCCTGCCCAGCTGTGGGCGGCACTCGCCCTGATGCTGGCCGGCGTATTGCTTGTCTGGTTTGCCGGAGAACGCTCCGGCCCGGATGACGACTCCAGCAATTCCCGCAAGGAGCAGGAACATGCGTGA
- the ispF gene encoding 2-C-methyl-D-erythritol 2,4-cyclodiphosphate synthase, producing MRIGHGFDVHRFGDGDHLMIGGVKIAYEHGFVAHSDGDVLLHALCDALLGACGMGDIGKHFPDTDSEWSGADSRVLLRHVIGLVNAADFGVGNVDLTVMAQAPKMAPHIQAMREVIAEDLRVPLAVVNVKATTTERLGFTGRKEGIAAEAVVLLGALPAAGGAEHV from the coding sequence CTGCGCATCGGCCACGGCTTCGATGTGCATCGCTTCGGCGATGGCGATCACCTGATGATCGGTGGCGTGAAGATCGCCTACGAGCATGGCTTCGTGGCGCATTCCGACGGTGACGTGCTGCTGCATGCGCTGTGCGATGCGCTACTCGGCGCCTGTGGCATGGGCGATATCGGCAAGCATTTCCCGGACACCGACAGCGAGTGGTCCGGTGCCGATAGCCGTGTCCTGCTGCGCCACGTGATCGGGCTGGTCAATGCCGCCGATTTCGGGGTCGGCAATGTCGATCTCACCGTGATGGCGCAGGCGCCGAAGATGGCGCCGCACATCCAGGCGATGCGTGAAGTGATCGCCGAGGACCTGCGCGTGCCGTTGGCGGTCGTCAACGTCAAGGCCACCACCACCGAGCGGCTTGGCTTCACCGGTCGCAAGGAAGGCATCGCCGCCGAGGCGGTGGTGCTGCTGGGCGCGTTGCCGGCCGCAGGCGGAGCCGAGCATGTCTGA
- a CDS encoding peptidoglycan DD-metalloendopeptidase family protein, whose amino-acid sequence MRDRMDKGIKLTLAGLALGALTACSTATTRPQVQDLNAGNARITSDTYTVQRGDTLYGISWQSGQDFRDVARMNGLNPPYTLQPGQTLRLDPNTQLPASAAGASGTSIASSGGVVATPLGGGSDGSIAGGSELPDWLAPDESAMAQQQQRTSQAQSLTTGSGGVSSAATGAAAAAGLGPVYQEGSEEALVETARNAANDSTEQVSSSAAQASSSASQTASEAAASAAAAQAEARKAAKEKAEQAAAAAAAEREKAAASVKNEAAKVEKGTNVAGETAKAAPAKKTYVPVKNVDWQWPTQGEIIGKFGESESVTGGIDIAGQKGQPVKAAGPGIVVYAGSGVRGYGNLIILKHNDRYLSAYAHNDTLRVSENDVIDAGQVIATLGATDAERAQLHFEIREDGQPKDPLKFLPKR is encoded by the coding sequence ATGCGTGACAGGATGGACAAGGGAATCAAACTGACGTTGGCAGGTCTGGCGCTGGGTGCGCTGACAGCCTGCAGCACGGCGACCACTCGCCCGCAGGTTCAGGACCTCAACGCCGGCAATGCGCGTATCACCTCCGACACCTATACCGTTCAGCGCGGTGACACCCTATATGGCATCTCCTGGCAGAGTGGCCAGGATTTCCGGGATGTGGCGCGGATGAATGGCTTGAATCCGCCCTATACCCTGCAACCGGGGCAGACGCTGCGTCTGGATCCCAACACCCAGCTGCCGGCAAGTGCGGCGGGTGCTTCCGGCACGAGCATCGCCTCGAGCGGTGGCGTCGTTGCCACGCCGTTGGGCGGGGGCAGCGATGGTTCGATCGCCGGCGGCAGTGAACTGCCGGACTGGCTGGCGCCGGATGAGTCCGCCATGGCTCAGCAGCAACAGCGCACCAGCCAGGCCCAGTCCCTGACGACCGGCTCAGGTGGTGTGTCATCGGCTGCCACCGGGGCCGCAGCGGCTGCCGGACTTGGGCCTGTCTACCAGGAAGGCAGTGAAGAAGCACTCGTCGAGACGGCGCGCAACGCCGCCAATGACAGCACGGAGCAGGTCAGCAGCAGTGCTGCGCAGGCCAGTAGCTCGGCCAGTCAGACAGCCAGCGAGGCAGCTGCCAGTGCGGCGGCTGCCCAGGCCGAGGCGCGCAAGGCCGCCAAGGAAAAGGCCGAGCAAGCCGCCGCTGCCGCAGCAGCAGAGCGCGAGAAAGCGGCCGCTAGCGTGAAAAATGAGGCTGCCAAGGTTGAAAAGGGCACCAATGTCGCTGGCGAAACCGCCAAGGCTGCACCGGCCAAGAAGACCTATGTCCCGGTAAAAAACGTTGACTGGCAGTGGCCTACGCAAGGCGAGATCATCGGCAAGTTCGGCGAGTCCGAGAGTGTCACCGGCGGCATTGATATCGCTGGTCAAAAGGGGCAACCTGTCAAGGCAGCAGGGCCGGGAATCGTGGTCTACGCCGGAAGCGGAGTACGTGGTTACGGTAACCTCATCATTCTCAAGCACAACGACCGCTATCTGAGCGCCTACGCCCACAACGACACTCTGCGTGTATCAGAGAACGATGTGATCGACGCCGGACAGGTCATCGCCACTCTGGGAGCCACTGACGCTGAACGTGCGCAGCTGCACTTCGAGATTCGCGAGGATGGGCAGCCCAAGGACCCACTGAAATTCCTGCCTAAACGCTGA
- a CDS encoding IspD/TarI family cytidylyltransferase: MMPTDTSREPRLWYLVPAAGVGSRMQADRPKQYLELSPGGCVLEATLATLKRALPEAGLCLVLGADDGYFSPSMVPWQDWLRADGGSERADSVLAGLDCLSRHAHDDDLVLVHDVARPCVREADIHALVATARRSADGAILAAPASDTMKRAAPAGDSRSHGDAESAPSIAHTESRVGLWHAFTPQAFPLGLLRRALREALGENPALITDEASALEACGRAPVLVAAARDNLKITHPEDLAMARLLLAAREALPDSFRTPA; this comes from the coding sequence ATGATGCCGACAGACACCTCGCGCGAGCCCCGTCTGTGGTATCTGGTGCCGGCCGCTGGCGTAGGCAGCCGCATGCAGGCCGACCGCCCCAAGCAATATCTGGAGCTGTCGCCCGGCGGCTGCGTGCTGGAGGCGACGCTGGCGACGCTCAAGCGCGCGCTGCCCGAGGCAGGGCTCTGTCTGGTGCTGGGCGCCGATGATGGCTATTTCTCGCCATCGATGGTGCCGTGGCAGGACTGGCTGCGCGCCGATGGCGGCAGCGAGCGTGCCGACAGCGTGCTGGCGGGTCTGGATTGCCTGAGCCGCCACGCCCACGACGATGACCTCGTGCTGGTGCACGATGTCGCGCGCCCCTGCGTTCGCGAAGCCGATATCCATGCGCTGGTGGCGACCGCTCGCCGCAGTGCCGATGGCGCCATCCTGGCGGCCCCTGCCAGCGACACCATGAAGCGCGCCGCCCCGGCCGGCGACTCCCGCTCGCATGGCGATGCAGAAAGTGCGCCGAGCATCGCGCATACCGAATCCCGCGTCGGCCTGTGGCATGCCTTCACGCCGCAGGCCTTTCCGCTGGGCCTGTTGCGGCGTGCGCTGCGTGAGGCGCTTGGGGAGAACCCCGCGCTCATCACGGATGAGGCCTCGGCACTGGAGGCCTGTGGCCGTGCCCCCGTGCTGGTCGCCGCCGCCCGCGACAATCTCAAGATCACCCATCCGGAAGACCTCGCCATGGCGCGCCTGCTGCTGGCCGCGCGCGAGGCGCTTCCCGATAGCTTCCGGACGCCTGCCTGA
- a CDS encoding protein-L-isoaspartate(D-aspartate) O-methyltransferase, producing the protein MTSQRTRDRMVARLEDAGIRDERVLELMASEPRHLFLDEALAHRAYEDTALPLGQGQTLSQPYMHARMTELALAQAPRPREECRVLEVGTGSGYQTLLLARLFARVSSLERIAVLHARAAQRLGWFGLDNVELRHADGGHGWQDDDSAFDLIVVTACAPHLPQALLKQLAPQGVMIVPLAEDDSDRQWLTRVRRVGDTQDIQRFEAVRFVPLLEGVIR; encoded by the coding sequence ATGACGTCCCAGCGCACGCGAGACCGCATGGTGGCGCGCCTGGAGGATGCCGGCATTCGCGATGAGCGGGTGCTGGAGCTGATGGCCAGTGAGCCGCGTCATCTGTTTCTCGATGAGGCGCTGGCGCATCGTGCCTATGAAGATACCGCACTGCCGCTGGGGCAGGGGCAGACCCTGTCCCAGCCTTACATGCACGCCCGCATGACGGAGCTTGCCCTCGCGCAAGCGCCGCGCCCGCGCGAGGAGTGTCGGGTGCTGGAGGTCGGCACCGGTTCGGGCTATCAGACATTGCTGCTGGCGCGTCTGTTCGCTCGGGTGTCTTCGCTCGAGCGCATCGCCGTGCTGCACGCCAGGGCCGCTCAACGCCTTGGCTGGTTCGGGCTCGACAATGTCGAGTTGCGCCATGCCGATGGTGGGCATGGCTGGCAGGATGATGACTCGGCATTTGATCTGATCGTGGTGACCGCCTGCGCGCCGCATCTGCCGCAGGCGTTGTTGAAGCAGTTGGCCCCGCAGGGGGTGATGATCGTGCCATTGGCCGAGGACGACAGTGATCGTCAGTGGCTGACACGAGTGCGCCGTGTCGGCGACACTCAGGATATTCAGCGGTTCGAGGCCGTGCGCTTCGTGCCGTTGCTCGAGGGAGTGATCAGGTGA
- a CDS encoding TolC family outer membrane protein, translated as MANIRILPLVLAMGFATQAQAANLLDITRDALTHNASLSSSRSLYQSVEDNERIELADLLPQITATGTVSRTDVTGNSQSGTEGDYTDSNIVVNVNQQLFDAADWYELATSKDTTRQQKLLLDSDQQQLLYDVASAYFTILNNRDVLDARIAQEKAFSRQLDQANQQFEVGLIAITDVQEARASFDDARAQRIAAEADLQVSFEALQQLTGQQYDSIDGLEEDLAIEAPVPASRSKWVEMALSNNPLIGAAQKGVDVARGDVKTSRAGHLPEVGAFATYSYDETDIDTAGGYQEYNQIGIQASLPIYTGGRTSAQVRQSTHLLEQSQYDLLDQQRSTTQSVRSLYSQVRSDVLTVKARKQAIVSSRSALEATRSGYEVGTRNIVDVLDAEQALYQALADYASSRYTYVLDLLNLRQAAGIIDINSVRDLNESLKADRQVSLVLNDESSDELENATP; from the coding sequence ATGGCCAACATTCGCATACTGCCACTGGTGCTGGCGATGGGTTTTGCGACCCAGGCTCAGGCTGCCAATCTGCTCGACATCACCCGTGATGCATTGACTCACAACGCCAGCCTGTCCTCCTCCCGCTCGCTCTATCAGAGCGTCGAGGACAATGAGCGTATCGAGCTTGCTGACCTGCTGCCCCAGATCACTGCCACGGGAACCGTGTCGCGTACCGATGTCACTGGTAATTCCCAGAGCGGCACCGAGGGCGATTACACCGACAGCAATATCGTGGTCAACGTGAACCAGCAGCTGTTCGATGCCGCCGACTGGTATGAGCTCGCGACCAGCAAGGACACCACCCGTCAGCAGAAACTGCTGCTGGATTCCGATCAGCAGCAGCTGCTCTATGATGTGGCGTCTGCCTACTTCACCATCCTGAACAATCGTGATGTGCTCGACGCGCGTATTGCCCAGGAAAAGGCCTTTTCCCGCCAGCTTGACCAGGCCAACCAGCAGTTCGAGGTCGGTCTGATCGCGATCACGGATGTGCAGGAAGCCAGGGCATCCTTCGATGATGCGCGTGCCCAGCGCATCGCGGCCGAAGCCGATCTCCAGGTCAGCTTCGAGGCCCTGCAGCAGTTGACGGGCCAGCAATACGATTCCATCGATGGTCTGGAGGAAGATCTGGCGATCGAGGCGCCGGTGCCGGCCAGCCGCAGCAAGTGGGTCGAGATGGCATTGTCCAACAACCCGCTGATCGGTGCTGCCCAGAAGGGGGTCGATGTCGCCAGAGGCGATGTGAAGACCTCCCGCGCAGGCCACCTGCCGGAAGTCGGCGCCTTCGCGACCTACTCCTATGATGAAACCGACATCGATACTGCCGGGGGTTATCAGGAATACAACCAGATCGGTATCCAGGCCTCCCTGCCGATCTATACCGGTGGCCGCACCTCCGCCCAGGTGCGTCAAAGTACCCATCTGCTCGAGCAGAGCCAGTATGACCTGCTCGATCAGCAGCGCTCTACCACTCAGAGCGTGCGCTCGCTCTACAGCCAGGTGCGCAGCGACGTCCTGACCGTCAAGGCGCGCAAGCAGGCAATCGTCTCCAGTCGCAGTGCACTGGAAGCGACTCGCTCCGGTTATGAAGTCGGGACCCGTAACATCGTCGATGTGCTGGACGCCGAGCAGGCCCTGTATCAGGCGCTGGCGGACTACGCCTCATCGCGTTACACCTATGTGCTCGACCTGCTCAATCTGCGTCAGGCGGCGGGCATCATCGATATCAACAGCGTGCGTGACCTCAACGAGAGCCTCAAGGCAGATCGTCAGGTATCACTGGTGCTGAATGATGAGAGCTCCGACGAGCTGGAAAACGCGACGCCCTGA
- a CDS encoding NGG1p interacting factor NIF3, with protein MYKLAFFVPENDAEHVKEAVFATGAGRIGDYEACCFETRGTGQFRPLASANPHIGTCGTLERVAELKIELVCDDSLIAAAVAALRDAHPYEEVAFDCWRLETF; from the coding sequence ATGTACAAGCTTGCGTTCTTCGTCCCGGAGAATGACGCCGAACACGTCAAGGAAGCCGTCTTTGCCACCGGTGCAGGGCGCATCGGCGACTATGAGGCCTGCTGCTTCGAGACACGCGGCACCGGCCAGTTTCGGCCACTGGCCAGCGCCAATCCGCATATCGGGACCTGCGGCACGCTGGAGCGCGTTGCCGAACTGAAGATAGAGCTGGTATGTGACGATTCGCTCATCGCCGCTGCCGTGGCGGCGCTGCGCGACGCCCACCCCTATGAAGAAGTCGCCTTCGATTGCTGGCGACTGGAAACGTTCTGA
- the surE gene encoding 5'/3'-nucleotidase SurE — protein MRRILLSNDDGVHAPGLKALHDALAGQARIRVVAPDRDRSGASNSLTLSRPLLLSAMENGFYSVDGTPADCVYLGVNGVWDEKPDIVISGINHGANLGDDVLYSGTVAAAMEGRSLGMSAIAMSLCGKTHFETAGRVAASLVGAAETLALPPRSLLNVNVPDVPWSEIRGFRVTRQGHRGPAGAPIEVKDPRGRTRYWIALAGDGIDDGDDTDFAAIAAGYVSITPLMTDLTSHGARHDVEQWLDALT, from the coding sequence ATGCGCAGGATTCTGCTTTCCAATGATGATGGCGTGCACGCTCCGGGGCTCAAGGCGCTGCATGACGCGCTGGCCGGGCAGGCACGCATTCGTGTGGTCGCGCCGGACCGTGACCGCTCAGGGGCCAGCAACTCGCTGACGCTGAGTCGGCCGTTGTTGCTGTCCGCGATGGAGAACGGCTTCTACAGCGTCGATGGCACGCCCGCGGATTGTGTCTATCTGGGCGTCAATGGTGTCTGGGACGAGAAGCCTGACATCGTGATTTCCGGCATCAACCATGGCGCCAATCTGGGTGATGACGTGCTGTATTCCGGTACCGTGGCCGCGGCGATGGAAGGCCGCTCGCTGGGCATGTCGGCGATCGCGATGTCACTGTGCGGCAAGACCCATTTCGAGACCGCCGGACGCGTGGCGGCGAGCCTCGTCGGCGCGGCCGAGACCCTGGCTTTGCCGCCGCGCTCATTGCTCAACGTCAATGTGCCGGATGTGCCGTGGAGCGAGATTCGCGGCTTTCGCGTCACGCGTCAGGGCCATCGTGGCCCGGCGGGCGCTCCGATCGAGGTCAAGGACCCACGTGGCCGTACCCGCTACTGGATCGCGCTGGCCGGCGATGGCATCGATGATGGGGATGACACCGACTTCGCCGCCATCGCGGCGGGCTATGTCTCCATCACGCCGTTGATGACCGACCTTACCTCCCATGGGGCGCGCCACGATGTAGAACAGTGGCTCGATGCGCTGACCTGA
- a CDS encoding NUDIX hydrolase produces MNYCSHCGEKVRLAVPQGDDRLRYLCDSCGTIHYQNPRIIAGTLPVRDGKVLLCRRAIEPRLGYWTLPAGFMENAETTSDAAARETREEAGAEVKLKGLYTLIDLPHINQVYMLFRAELISDYSAGVESLEVALFAEEEVPWQSLAFPTMEVTLRRYFEDRRHGEGDEHFPLHLEQIDLETREHFFNTTFLPAS; encoded by the coding sequence ATGAATTATTGCAGTCACTGTGGTGAAAAGGTGCGTCTGGCAGTGCCGCAGGGCGATGATCGTCTGCGCTACCTGTGTGATAGCTGCGGCACCATCCATTATCAGAATCCGCGCATCATCGCGGGCACCCTGCCGGTGCGGGACGGCAAGGTGCTGCTCTGTCGGCGTGCCATCGAGCCGCGCCTGGGGTATTGGACCCTGCCGGCCGGCTTCATGGAGAACGCCGAGACCACCAGCGACGCCGCTGCCCGCGAGACACGCGAAGAAGCCGGGGCCGAGGTCAAGCTCAAGGGGCTCTATACGTTGATCGACCTGCCGCACATCAATCAGGTCTACATGCTGTTTCGGGCCGAGCTGATCAGCGACTACTCGGCGGGCGTCGAGAGCCTCGAGGTGGCGCTGTTCGCCGAGGAGGAGGTCCCCTGGCAGTCGCTGGCCTTCCCGACCATGGAAGTGACGCTGCGTCGCTACTTCGAGGACCGCCGCCACGGCGAGGGTGACGAGCATTTCCCGCTGCATCTCGAGCAGATCGACCTGGAGACCCGCGAGCACTTCTTCAATACCACCTTCCTGCCCGCGAGCTAG
- the rpoS gene encoding RNA polymerase sigma factor RpoS, with product MSMLEKDIDQAEVELSLEDVEDDDTLEAEAEEAAFERALNREERKHYQSLDATQIYLNEIGFSPLLKPEEEVYFGRLAQAGDPAGRQRMIESNLRLVVKIARRYLNRGLSLLDLIEEGNLGLIRAVEKFDPERGFRFSTYATWWIRQTIERALMNQTRTIRLPIHVVKELNIYLRAARQLTQKLDHEATAEEIADFLDKPVDTVKKMLGLNERVSSVDYPMGGESDKPLIETIADENDTSPESSLVDVDVKAHVDEWLAELTEKQMEVVVRRFGLRGHEAATLEEVGEEIGLTRERVRQIQVEALKKLRRMLEKQGLTLESIFE from the coding sequence ATGAGCATGCTGGAAAAGGATATCGATCAGGCTGAGGTTGAGTTGTCCCTTGAGGATGTCGAGGACGACGATACGCTTGAGGCAGAAGCGGAAGAGGCGGCATTCGAACGCGCCTTGAACCGTGAAGAGCGCAAGCACTACCAAAGCCTAGATGCGACCCAGATCTACCTGAACGAGATCGGTTTTTCCCCGTTGCTCAAGCCCGAAGAGGAAGTCTACTTCGGGCGTCTGGCACAGGCGGGTGACCCTGCCGGTCGCCAGCGCATGATCGAGTCCAACCTGCGTCTGGTGGTCAAGATCGCACGGCGTTATCTGAATCGTGGTCTGTCGCTGCTCGATCTGATCGAGGAAGGCAATCTGGGGTTGATCCGTGCGGTGGAGAAGTTCGACCCCGAGCGCGGTTTCCGCTTCTCGACCTACGCCACCTGGTGGATTCGCCAGACCATCGAGCGGGCACTGATGAATCAGACGCGCACCATTCGTCTGCCGATCCACGTCGTCAAGGAACTCAACATCTACCTGCGTGCCGCGCGTCAGCTGACCCAGAAACTGGATCATGAGGCCACCGCGGAGGAGATCGCCGATTTCCTGGACAAGCCGGTTGATACCGTCAAGAAGATGCTGGGGCTCAATGAACGCGTGTCATCCGTCGACTATCCGATGGGCGGCGAGAGCGACAAGCCGCTGATCGAGACGATCGCCGACGAGAATGACACCAGCCCGGAGTCCAGCCTGGTGGATGTCGACGTCAAGGCGCATGTCGATGAGTGGTTGGCGGAGTTGACCGAGAAGCAGATGGAAGTGGTGGTACGCCGCTTCGGGCTGCGCGGTCATGAAGCTGCGACGCTGGAAGAAGTGGGCGAGGAAATCGGTCTGACGCGAGAGCGGGTGCGTCAGATTCAGGTCGAGGCGCTCAAGAAGCTGCGACGCATGCTCGAGAAGCAGGGGCTGACGCTCGAATCCATCTTTGAATGA
- the ftsB gene encoding cell division protein FtsB: MRAATAKDIAMLKWINISLLLLLALLQYRLWWGENGITELFDIRARVQQLSKEDAVLDNRNQRLGAEVVDLKNGLAAIEERARNDLGMVRKDEQFLWVPNVAVPERKAPSPDEVADGALEGKGLEGGLPKVITP, encoded by the coding sequence ATGCGCGCTGCAACGGCCAAGGACATCGCCATGCTCAAATGGATCAATATCTCACTGCTGCTGCTGCTGGCACTGCTCCAGTATCGGCTGTGGTGGGGCGAAAATGGCATCACCGAATTATTCGATATTCGTGCACGCGTGCAGCAGCTTTCCAAGGAAGATGCGGTGCTGGACAACCGCAATCAGCGACTCGGTGCGGAAGTGGTCGACCTCAAGAATGGTCTGGCGGCCATCGAGGAGCGTGCACGCAATGACCTCGGCATGGTGCGCAAGGACGAGCAGTTCCTGTGGGTGCCCAATGTCGCGGTGCCGGAACGCAAGGCGCCTTCACCCGATGAGGTGGCGGACGGTGCGCTGGAGGGCAAGGGCCTGGAAGGCGGGCTGCCCAAGGTGATCACGCCATGA